From Oncorhynchus tshawytscha isolate Ot180627B linkage group LG11, Otsh_v2.0, whole genome shotgun sequence, the proteins below share one genomic window:
- the eml5 gene encoding echinoderm microtubule-associated protein-like 5 isoform X2: protein MADRTAPNCHLRLEWVYGYRGHQCRNNLYYTAAKEIVYFVAGVGVVYNTREHKQKFYLGHNDDIISLALHPERVLVATGQVGKEPYICVWDSYTVQTVSILKDTHTHGIACLAFDLDGQCLVSVGLDSKNTICVWDWRRGKVLAAAPGHTDRIFDISWDLYQPSKLVSCGVKHIKFWSLCGNALTPKRGVFGKTGDLQTILCLACARDEVTYSGALNGDIYVWKGINLIRTVQGAHGSGIFSMNACEEGFATGGRDGCVRLWDLNFKPITVIDLRETDQGYKVARGENSRGLSVRSVCWRGDHILVGTQDSEIFEVVVHDRTKPFLIMQGHCEGELWALAVHPTKPLAMTGSDDRSVRIWSLIDHALIARCNMEEPIRCAAVSTDGIHLALGMKDGSFTVLRVRDMTEVVHIKDRKEAIHELKYSPDGAHLAVGSNDNSVDIYSVVQRYKKVGECIGSTSFITHMDWSTDSKYLQTNDGNGKRLFYRMPSGKEVTNREELKLVQWSSWTCVLGPEVNGIWPKYSEINDINSVDANFNNQVLVTADDYGLVKLLRYPCVRKGAKFKKYLGHSAHITNARWSHDYQWVITIGGADHSVFQWKFVSDRKSKEALHIAPQETLCDSNSEESDSDQSDVPEMDSEIEQETQLTYRRQVYKEDLPQLKEQSKEKHRAMAMKKRERTPGSGLKLHFIHGYRGFDCRSNLFYTQTGEIVYHVAAVGVVYNRQQNTQRFYMGHDDDILCLAIHPLKDFVATGQVGRDSSIHIWDTEMLKPMSVLKGFHQLGVCALDFSADGKRLASVGLDDNHTIVLWDWRKGEKLSAIRGSKDKIFVIKMNPYCSDKLITAGVKHMKFWHKAGGGLIGRKGNMGKTETMMCAVYGWTEEMVFSGTCTGDICIWRDMFLVKTVKAHDGPVFSMHALEKGFVTGGKDGIVALWDDTFERCLKTYAIKRAVLAPGSKGLLLEDNPSIRAISLGHGYILVGTKNGEILEVDKSGPITLLVQGHMEGEVWGLATHPHLPLCATVSDDKTLRIWDLSPSHCMLAVRKLKKGGRCCCFSPEGKALAVGLNDGSFLIVNADTLEDLVSFHHRKDIISDIRFSPGAGKYLAVASVDSFVDIYNVMSSKRVGVCKGSLNYITHLDWDKRGKLLQVNTGAKEQLFFEAPRGKKQTIPATEVEKIDWSTWTCVLGTSCEGIWPVVSEVTEVTTACLSNNRNVLATGDDLGYVKLFRYPVKGKYAKFKRYVAHSTHVTNVRWTHDDGLLVTVGGGDTCLMIWTHEAEGHREARHCDSEESDIESEDDGGYDSDVTRENEMNYTIKALSTNVRPMTGVKPHLQLKEPSVDERGSRPPVSRALPQPEKLQTNNVGKKKRPIEDLVLDLVFGYRGNDCRNNVHYLNEGTDIIYHTASVGIVLNLTTACQSFYIEHSDDILCLTINQHPKFPNVVATGQVGDTGDMSATSPSIHVWDAMNKQTLSVLRCFHSRGVCSVSFSATGKLLLSVGLDPEHTITIWKWQEGAKVASRSGHTQRIFVAEFRPDSDTQFVSVGIKHVRFWTLAGRALLCKKGVMSSIEDARMQTMLSVAFGANNLTFTGTISGDVCVWKEHILVRVVAKAHTGPVFTMYTTLRDGLIVTGGKERPSKEGGALKLWDQELKRCRAFRLETGQIIDCVRSVCRVKGKILVGTRNAEIIEVGEKNAACNILVNGHMDGPIWGVGTHPTRDVFLSAAEDGTVRLWDIPEKKMLNKVNLGHPARTVAYSPEGDMVAIGMKNGEFIILLVTSLKIWGKKRDRRSPIQDIRFSPDSRYLAVGSSESAVDFYDLTLGPQLNRINCCRDIPSFVMQMDFSADSCYVQISTGAYKRLVYEVPSGKHVTEQSVIDRITWATWTSVLGDEVVGIWSRNTDKADVTCACVSHSGLNIVTGDDFGMVKLFDFPCPEKFAKHKRFLGHSAHLTNIRFTSGDRFVISAGGDDRSLFVWRCIHAPH from the exons TTTTGGAGCTTATGCGGCAACGCCCTGACCCCTAAGCGAGGAGTTTTTGGCAAAACGGGAGATCTCCAAACCATCCTCTGTCTGGCCTGTGCCAGAGACGAGGTCACATATTCAGGTGCCTTGAACGGGGACATCTACGTCTGGAAAGGCATCAACTTGATCCGGACAGTTCAAGGAGCCCAcggg TCAGGGATTTTCAGCATGAATGCCTGTGAGGAGGGCTTTGCCACCGGGGGCCGGGACGGCTGTGTCCGGCTATGGGATCTCAACTTCAAACCAATTACTGTCATCGATCTCAGGGAAACAGACCAGGGATATAAAG TAGCTAGAGGTGAAAATAGCAGAG GGTTGTCAGTGCGCAGCGTGTGTTGGCGGGGGGATCATATCTTAGTGGGCACCCAGGACAGTGAGATATTTGAGGTGGTGGTCCACGATCGCACCAAGCCCTTCCTCATCATGCAGGGTCACTGTGAGGGAGAGCTGTGGGCGCTGGCTGTGCACCCCACCAAGCCCCTGGCCATGACCGGCAGTGATGATCGCTCTGTCAG AATATGGAGCCTTATAGATCATGCGCTGATAGCTCGCTGTAATATGGAGGAGCCTATTCGCTGTGCAGCTGTGAGCACAGACGGCATTCACCTGGCGCTGGGCATGAAGGACGGCTCCTTTACTGTCCTACGGGTCAG AGACATGACAGAGGTGGTCCACATCAAGGACAGGAAGGAGGCCATCCATGAGCTGAAGTACTCTCCTGATGGAGCTCACCTGGCTGTGGGCTCCAATGATAACTCTGTGGACATCTACAGCGTGGTGCAGAGGTACAAGAAGGTGGGAGAGTGCATTGGCTCCACTAGCTTCATCACACACATGGACTGGTCCACAGACAGCAAGTATCTGCAGACCAATGACGGCAACGGAAAGAGGCTCTTCTACAGGATGCCGA GCGGTAAAGAGGTCACCAACAGGGAAGAGTTGAAGCTGGTGCAGTGGTCCTCATGGACGTGTGTGTTGGGCCCCGAGGTCAACGGAATATGGCCCAAATACTCAGAGATCAATGATATCAACTCTGTTGACGCCAACTTTAATAATCAAGTTTTAGTAACAGCAGATGATTATGGATTAGTGAAGCTTTTACGGTACCCGTGTGTAAGAAAAG GGGCAAAGTTTAAAAAGTATTTAGGTCACTCTGCCCATATAACCAATGCCAGGTGGTCACATGACTACCAGTGGGTGATAACTATTGGTGGAGCTGACCACTCAGTGTTCCAGTGGAAGTTTGTTTCAGACAGAAAGTCGAAGGAAGCTCTTCACATAGCACCTCAAG AGACGTTGTGCGACTCCAACAGTGAGGAGTCGGACTCGGACCAGTCAGACGTGCCTGAGATGGACTCGGAGATCGAGCAGGAGACACAGCTCACATATCGGCGGCAG GTTTACAAAGAAGATCTACCTCAGCTCAAAGAGCAATCCAAGGAGAAGCACCGTGCGATGGCcatgaagaaaagagagagaacaccaggGAGCGGGTTGAAGCTACACTTCATCCACGG CTACAGAGGCTTCGACTGCAGGAGCAACCTGTTCTACACCCAGACAGGGGAGATAGTGTACCACGTGGCGGCCGTGGGGGTGGTGTACAACCGACAGCAGAACACCCAGCGCTTCTACATGGGCCATGACGACGACATCCTGTGCCTGGCCATACACCCCCTCAAGGACTTTGTAGCAACAGGCCAG GTGGGGCGAGACTCTTCCATCCATATATGGGACACAGAGATGCTGAAACCCATGTCTGTGTTGAAAGGATTCCACCAGCTGGGAGTGTGTGCCCTAGACTTCTCAG CGGATGGCAAGCGACTGGCCTCGGTCGGGCTGGATGACAACCACACCATTGTCCTTTGGGActggaggaagggggagaagcTCTCAGCCATCag GGGAAGCAAGGATAAGATTTTTGTCATAAAAATGAATCCATACTGTTCAGACAAGCTCATCACAGCAGGGGTAAAGCATATGAAGTTCTGGCATAAAGCAG GTGGTGGTCTGATCGGGCGTAAGGGCAATATGGGGAAGACCGAGACAATGATGTGTGCTGTGTATGGCTGGACAGAggagatggtgttctcggggaCGTGCACAGGAGACATCTGTATCTGGAGAGACATGTTCCTGGTAAAAACAGTCAAAGCCCATGATGGCCCAGTCTTCAGTATGCACGCCCTGGAGAAG GGATTTGTGACAGGAGGGAAGGACGGCATAGTGGCGCTGTGGGATGACACCTTTGAGAGATGCCTCAAGACGTACGCCATCAAGAGAGCAGTCCTCGCTCCAGGCTCCAAAG GGTTACTGTTGGAGGACAACCCTTCCATACGTGCCATATCTCTTGGTCATGGTTATATACTGGTGGGGACAAAGAACGGAGAGATTCTGGAGGTGGATAAGAGTGGACCCATCACCTTGCTGGTCCAG GGTCACATGGAGGGTGAGGTATGGGGCCTGGCCActcatccccatctccctctctgtgccACTGTCAGCGATGACAAAACCCTGCGCATATGGGACCTGTCCCCCAGCCACTGTATGCTGGCTGTACGCAAGCTCAAGAAAG GGGGGCGCTGCTGCTGCTTCTCCCCTGAGGGCAAGGCCCTGGCAGTGGGCCTGAACGACGGAAGCTTCCTCATCGTCAACGCAGACACCCTGGAGGACCTAGTGTCCTTCCACCACCGCAAGGATATCATCTCAGACATACGCTTCTCACCAG gtgCAGGGAAGTACCTGGCGGTGGCGTCGGTTGACAGCTTTGTGGACATCTATAATGTGATGAGCAGCAAGAGGGTGGGGGTGTGCAAGGGGTCCCTCAACTACATCACCCATCTGGACTGGGACAAGAGAG GAAAACTACTGCAAGTGAACACTGGTGCTAAAGAACAGTTATTTTTCGAAGCTCCACGGGGAAAGAAGCAGACCATTCCTGCTACAGAG GTAGAGAAGATAGACTGGAGCACATGGACCTGTGTTCTCGGGACGTCCTGTGAGGGGATCTGGCCTGTGGTCAGTGAGGTTACCGAGGTGACCACTGCCTGCCTTAGCAACAACAGAAACGTGCTAGCAACGGGGGATGATCTGGGATACGTCAAGCTATTCAGGTATCCTGTCAAG GGAAAGTATGCAAAGTTCAAGCGCTATGTGGCCCATAGCACCCATGTGACTAACGTGCGGTGGACGCATGACGATGGTCTCCTGGTGACGGTTGGTGGGGGTGACACATGCCTCATGATCTGGACTCACGAGGCCGAGGGGCACAGGGAAGCCAGACATTGTGATAGTGAAGAGTCGGACATCGAGAGCGAGGATGATGGGG GTTATGACAGTGATGTGACGAGGGAGAATGAGATGAACTACACCATCAAGGCCTTATCCACCAACGTGCGACCCATGACTGGGGTCAAACCCCACTTGCAGCTGAAGGAGCCATCTGTGGACGAGAG AGGGTCAAG ACCTCCTGTTAGCAGGGCGCTGCCACAGCCTGAGAAGCTGCAGACCAACAATGTGGGCAAGAAGAAGCGGCCCATTGAG GACCTGGTGCTGGATCTGGTTTTTGGTTACCGGGGCAATGACTGCCGCAACAACGTCCACTACCTGAATGAGGGGACGGATATCATCTACCACACAGCTTCTGTCGGTATCGTCCTCAACTTAACCACAG CCTGCCAAAGCTTCTATATAGAACATAGTGATGACATTCTGTGCCTGACTATCAATCAACACCCCAAATTCCCCAACGTGGTGGCAACTGGCCAAGTAG GTGATACTGGTGATATGTCAG CCACGTCGCCCTCCATCCATGTGTGGGATGCCATGAACAAGCAGACGCTGTCTGTGCTGCGCTGTTTCCACTCCCGGGGTGTCTGCTCGGTCAGCTTCAGTGCCACTGGGAAGCTGCTGCTCTCTGTGGGTCTGGACCCAGAACATACCATTACCATCTGGAAGTGGCAAGAAG GTGCCAAAGTGGCCAGCCGGTCAGGTCACACTCAACGGATCTTTGTGGCAGAGTTCCGTCCGGACTCGGACACCCAGTTTGTTTCTGTTGGGATAAAACATGTGAGGTTCTGGACGCTCGCGGGCCGGGCTCTGCTGTGCAAGAAGGGTGTGATGAGTTCCATAGAGGACGCCCGCATGCAGACCATGCTCTCTGTAGCATTTGGAGCT aATAACTTGACATTTACAGGTACCATtagtggggatgtgtgtgtgtggaaggaacACATTCTAGTGAGAGTAGTGGCTAAAGCCCacacagggcctgtattcaccaTGTACACCACACTAAGAGATGGCCTCATCGTTACGGGAGGCAAGGAAAGACC GTCAAAGGAAGGAGGTGCTCTGAAGCTGTGGGACCAGGAGCTGAAGCGCTGCAGAGCCTTTCGCCTGGAGACGGGACAGATCATAGACTGTGTGCGCTCCGTATGCAGAGTAAAG GGTAAAATTCTGGTAGGAACCCGGAATGCTGAGATCATTGAGGTGGGGGAAAAGAATGCAGCGTGCAACATCCTGGTGAACGGCCACATGGATGGTCCGATCTGGGGCGTTGGCACCCATCCCACACGGGACGTGTTCctttctgctgcagaggatggcACTGTGAGGCTGTGGGACATCCCAGAGAAG AAGATGCTAAACAAGGTGAACCTGGGACACCCAGCTCGTACGGTGGCCTACAGCCCCGAAGGGGACATGGTGGCCATTGGCATGAAGAATGGAGAGTTCATTATCCTGCTGGTCACCTCACTCAAGATCTGGGGCAAGAAGAGGGACCGCCGCTCTCCCATCCAAGATATCAG GTTCAGTCCAGATTCACGCTACTTGGCAGTGGGCTCCAGTGAGAGTGCGGTTGACTTCTACGACCTGACGCTTGGACCACAACTCAACCGTATTAACTGCTGCAGGGACATCCCCAGCTTTGTCATGCAGATGGACTTCTCTGCAGACAGCTGCTATGTTCAG ATATCGACTGGTGCTTACAAGCGGCTGGTGTACGAAGTGCCATCTGGAAAGCATGTCACAGAGCAGTCAGTCATAGACAGGATAACCTGGGCCACATGGACAAG TGTCCTGGGGGATGAGGTTGTGGGGATCTGGTCCCGTAACACTGACAAAGCAGACGTCACCTGTGCCTGTGTTTCCCACTCTGGCCTGAACATCGTCACAGGCGATGACTTTGGAATGGTAAAGCTGTTTGACTTTCCATGTCCAGAAAAGTTT GCCAAACACAAACGCTTTCTGGGCCACTCAGCCCACTTGACTAATATTCGCTTCACAAGTGGGGATCGCTTCGTCATTAGTGCTGGTGGGGACGATAGAAG CCTATTTGTCTGGAGGTGCATCCATGCCCCTCACTGA
- the eml5 gene encoding echinoderm microtubule-associated protein-like 5 isoform X4, with protein MADRTAPNCHLRLEWVYGYRGHQCRNNLYYTAAKEIVYFVAGVGVVYNTREHKQKFYLGHNDDIISLALHPERVLVATGQVGKEPYICVWDSYTVQTVSILKDTHTHGIACLAFDLDGQCLVSVGLDSKNTICVWDWRRGKVLAAAPGHTDRIFDISWDLYQPSKLVSCGVKHIKFWSLCGNALTPKRGVFGKTGDLQTILCLACARDEVTYSGALNGDIYVWKGINLIRTVQGAHGSGIFSMNACEEGFATGGRDGCVRLWDLNFKPITVIDLRETDQGYKVARGENSRGLSVRSVCWRGDHILVGTQDSEIFEVVVHDRTKPFLIMQGHCEGELWALAVHPTKPLAMTGSDDRSVRIWSLIDHALIARCNMEEPIRCAAVSTDGIHLALGMKDGSFTVLRVRDMTEVVHIKDRKEAIHELKYSPDGAHLAVGSNDNSVDIYSVVQRYKKVGECIGSTSFITHMDWSTDSKYLQTNDGNGKRLFYRMPSGKEVTNREELKLVQWSSWTCVLGPEVNGIWPKYSEINDINSVDANFNNQVLVTADDYGLVKLLRYPCVRKGAKFKKYLGHSAHITNARWSHDYQWVITIGGADHSVFQWKFVSDRKSKEALHIAPQETLCDSNSEESDSDQSDVPEMDSEIEQETQLTYRRQVYKEDLPQLKEQSKEKHRAMAMKKRERTPGSGLKLHFIHGYRGFDCRSNLFYTQTGEIVYHVAAVGVVYNRQQNTQRFYMGHDDDILCLAIHPLKDFVATGQVGRDSSIHIWDTEMLKPMSVLKGFHQLGVCALDFSADGKRLASVGLDDNHTIVLWDWRKGEKLSAIRGSKDKIFVIKMNPYCSDKLITAGVKHMKFWHKAGGGLIGRKGNMGKTETMMCAVYGWTEEMVFSGTCTGDICIWRDMFLVKTVKAHDGPVFSMHALEKGFVTGGKDGIVALWDDTFERCLKTYAIKRAVLAPGSKGLLLEDNPSIRAISLGHGYILVGTKNGEILEVDKSGPITLLVQGHMEGEVWGLATHPHLPLCATVSDDKTLRIWDLSPSHCMLAVRKLKKGGRCCCFSPEGKALAVGLNDGSFLIVNADTLEDLVSFHHRKDIISDIRFSPGAGKYLAVASVDSFVDIYNVMSSKRVGVCKGSLNYITHLDWDKRGKLLQVNTGAKEQLFFEAPRGKKQTIPATEVEKIDWSTWTCVLGTSCEGIWPVVSEVTEVTTACLSNNRNVLATGDDLGYVKLFRYPVKGKYAKFKRYVAHSTHVTNVRWTHDDGLLVTVGGGDTCLMIWTHEAEGHREARHCDSEESDIESEDDGGYDSDVTRENEMNYTIKALSTNVRPMTGVKPHLQLKEPSVDERPPVSRALPQPEKLQTNNVGKKKRPIEDLVLDLVFGYRGNDCRNNVHYLNEGTDIIYHTASVGIVLNLTTACQSFYIEHSDDILCLTINQHPKFPNVVATGQVGDTGDMSATSPSIHVWDAMNKQTLSVLRCFHSRGVCSVSFSATGKLLLSVGLDPEHTITIWKWQEGAKVASRSGHTQRIFVAEFRPDSDTQFVSVGIKHVRFWTLAGRALLCKKGVMSSIEDARMQTMLSVAFGANNLTFTGTISGDVCVWKEHILVRVVAKAHTGPVFTMYTTLRDGLIVTGGKERPSKEGGALKLWDQELKRCRAFRLETGQIIDCVRSVCRVKGKILVGTRNAEIIEVGEKNAACNILVNGHMDGPIWGVGTHPTRDVFLSAAEDGTVRLWDIPEKKMLNKVNLGHPARTVAYSPEGDMVAIGMKNGEFIILLVTSLKIWGKKRDRRSPIQDIRFSPDSRYLAVGSSESAVDFYDLTLGPQLNRINCCRDIPSFVMQMDFSADSCYVQISTGAYKRLVYEVPSGKHVTEQSVIDRITWATWTSVLGDEVVGIWSRNTDKADVTCACVSHSGLNIVTGDDFGMVKLFDFPCPEKFAKHKRFLGHSAHLTNIRFTSGDRFVISAGGDDRSLFVWRCIHAPH; from the exons TTTTGGAGCTTATGCGGCAACGCCCTGACCCCTAAGCGAGGAGTTTTTGGCAAAACGGGAGATCTCCAAACCATCCTCTGTCTGGCCTGTGCCAGAGACGAGGTCACATATTCAGGTGCCTTGAACGGGGACATCTACGTCTGGAAAGGCATCAACTTGATCCGGACAGTTCAAGGAGCCCAcggg TCAGGGATTTTCAGCATGAATGCCTGTGAGGAGGGCTTTGCCACCGGGGGCCGGGACGGCTGTGTCCGGCTATGGGATCTCAACTTCAAACCAATTACTGTCATCGATCTCAGGGAAACAGACCAGGGATATAAAG TAGCTAGAGGTGAAAATAGCAGAG GGTTGTCAGTGCGCAGCGTGTGTTGGCGGGGGGATCATATCTTAGTGGGCACCCAGGACAGTGAGATATTTGAGGTGGTGGTCCACGATCGCACCAAGCCCTTCCTCATCATGCAGGGTCACTGTGAGGGAGAGCTGTGGGCGCTGGCTGTGCACCCCACCAAGCCCCTGGCCATGACCGGCAGTGATGATCGCTCTGTCAG AATATGGAGCCTTATAGATCATGCGCTGATAGCTCGCTGTAATATGGAGGAGCCTATTCGCTGTGCAGCTGTGAGCACAGACGGCATTCACCTGGCGCTGGGCATGAAGGACGGCTCCTTTACTGTCCTACGGGTCAG AGACATGACAGAGGTGGTCCACATCAAGGACAGGAAGGAGGCCATCCATGAGCTGAAGTACTCTCCTGATGGAGCTCACCTGGCTGTGGGCTCCAATGATAACTCTGTGGACATCTACAGCGTGGTGCAGAGGTACAAGAAGGTGGGAGAGTGCATTGGCTCCACTAGCTTCATCACACACATGGACTGGTCCACAGACAGCAAGTATCTGCAGACCAATGACGGCAACGGAAAGAGGCTCTTCTACAGGATGCCGA GCGGTAAAGAGGTCACCAACAGGGAAGAGTTGAAGCTGGTGCAGTGGTCCTCATGGACGTGTGTGTTGGGCCCCGAGGTCAACGGAATATGGCCCAAATACTCAGAGATCAATGATATCAACTCTGTTGACGCCAACTTTAATAATCAAGTTTTAGTAACAGCAGATGATTATGGATTAGTGAAGCTTTTACGGTACCCGTGTGTAAGAAAAG GGGCAAAGTTTAAAAAGTATTTAGGTCACTCTGCCCATATAACCAATGCCAGGTGGTCACATGACTACCAGTGGGTGATAACTATTGGTGGAGCTGACCACTCAGTGTTCCAGTGGAAGTTTGTTTCAGACAGAAAGTCGAAGGAAGCTCTTCACATAGCACCTCAAG AGACGTTGTGCGACTCCAACAGTGAGGAGTCGGACTCGGACCAGTCAGACGTGCCTGAGATGGACTCGGAGATCGAGCAGGAGACACAGCTCACATATCGGCGGCAG GTTTACAAAGAAGATCTACCTCAGCTCAAAGAGCAATCCAAGGAGAAGCACCGTGCGATGGCcatgaagaaaagagagagaacaccaggGAGCGGGTTGAAGCTACACTTCATCCACGG CTACAGAGGCTTCGACTGCAGGAGCAACCTGTTCTACACCCAGACAGGGGAGATAGTGTACCACGTGGCGGCCGTGGGGGTGGTGTACAACCGACAGCAGAACACCCAGCGCTTCTACATGGGCCATGACGACGACATCCTGTGCCTGGCCATACACCCCCTCAAGGACTTTGTAGCAACAGGCCAG GTGGGGCGAGACTCTTCCATCCATATATGGGACACAGAGATGCTGAAACCCATGTCTGTGTTGAAAGGATTCCACCAGCTGGGAGTGTGTGCCCTAGACTTCTCAG CGGATGGCAAGCGACTGGCCTCGGTCGGGCTGGATGACAACCACACCATTGTCCTTTGGGActggaggaagggggagaagcTCTCAGCCATCag GGGAAGCAAGGATAAGATTTTTGTCATAAAAATGAATCCATACTGTTCAGACAAGCTCATCACAGCAGGGGTAAAGCATATGAAGTTCTGGCATAAAGCAG GTGGTGGTCTGATCGGGCGTAAGGGCAATATGGGGAAGACCGAGACAATGATGTGTGCTGTGTATGGCTGGACAGAggagatggtgttctcggggaCGTGCACAGGAGACATCTGTATCTGGAGAGACATGTTCCTGGTAAAAACAGTCAAAGCCCATGATGGCCCAGTCTTCAGTATGCACGCCCTGGAGAAG GGATTTGTGACAGGAGGGAAGGACGGCATAGTGGCGCTGTGGGATGACACCTTTGAGAGATGCCTCAAGACGTACGCCATCAAGAGAGCAGTCCTCGCTCCAGGCTCCAAAG GGTTACTGTTGGAGGACAACCCTTCCATACGTGCCATATCTCTTGGTCATGGTTATATACTGGTGGGGACAAAGAACGGAGAGATTCTGGAGGTGGATAAGAGTGGACCCATCACCTTGCTGGTCCAG GGTCACATGGAGGGTGAGGTATGGGGCCTGGCCActcatccccatctccctctctgtgccACTGTCAGCGATGACAAAACCCTGCGCATATGGGACCTGTCCCCCAGCCACTGTATGCTGGCTGTACGCAAGCTCAAGAAAG GGGGGCGCTGCTGCTGCTTCTCCCCTGAGGGCAAGGCCCTGGCAGTGGGCCTGAACGACGGAAGCTTCCTCATCGTCAACGCAGACACCCTGGAGGACCTAGTGTCCTTCCACCACCGCAAGGATATCATCTCAGACATACGCTTCTCACCAG gtgCAGGGAAGTACCTGGCGGTGGCGTCGGTTGACAGCTTTGTGGACATCTATAATGTGATGAGCAGCAAGAGGGTGGGGGTGTGCAAGGGGTCCCTCAACTACATCACCCATCTGGACTGGGACAAGAGAG GAAAACTACTGCAAGTGAACACTGGTGCTAAAGAACAGTTATTTTTCGAAGCTCCACGGGGAAAGAAGCAGACCATTCCTGCTACAGAG GTAGAGAAGATAGACTGGAGCACATGGACCTGTGTTCTCGGGACGTCCTGTGAGGGGATCTGGCCTGTGGTCAGTGAGGTTACCGAGGTGACCACTGCCTGCCTTAGCAACAACAGAAACGTGCTAGCAACGGGGGATGATCTGGGATACGTCAAGCTATTCAGGTATCCTGTCAAG GGAAAGTATGCAAAGTTCAAGCGCTATGTGGCCCATAGCACCCATGTGACTAACGTGCGGTGGACGCATGACGATGGTCTCCTGGTGACGGTTGGTGGGGGTGACACATGCCTCATGATCTGGACTCACGAGGCCGAGGGGCACAGGGAAGCCAGACATTGTGATAGTGAAGAGTCGGACATCGAGAGCGAGGATGATGGGG GTTATGACAGTGATGTGACGAGGGAGAATGAGATGAACTACACCATCAAGGCCTTATCCACCAACGTGCGACCCATGACTGGGGTCAAACCCCACTTGCAGCTGAAGGAGCCATCTGTGGACGAGAG ACCTCCTGTTAGCAGGGCGCTGCCACAGCCTGAGAAGCTGCAGACCAACAATGTGGGCAAGAAGAAGCGGCCCATTGAG GACCTGGTGCTGGATCTGGTTTTTGGTTACCGGGGCAATGACTGCCGCAACAACGTCCACTACCTGAATGAGGGGACGGATATCATCTACCACACAGCTTCTGTCGGTATCGTCCTCAACTTAACCACAG CCTGCCAAAGCTTCTATATAGAACATAGTGATGACATTCTGTGCCTGACTATCAATCAACACCCCAAATTCCCCAACGTGGTGGCAACTGGCCAAGTAG GTGATACTGGTGATATGTCAG CCACGTCGCCCTCCATCCATGTGTGGGATGCCATGAACAAGCAGACGCTGTCTGTGCTGCGCTGTTTCCACTCCCGGGGTGTCTGCTCGGTCAGCTTCAGTGCCACTGGGAAGCTGCTGCTCTCTGTGGGTCTGGACCCAGAACATACCATTACCATCTGGAAGTGGCAAGAAG GTGCCAAAGTGGCCAGCCGGTCAGGTCACACTCAACGGATCTTTGTGGCAGAGTTCCGTCCGGACTCGGACACCCAGTTTGTTTCTGTTGGGATAAAACATGTGAGGTTCTGGACGCTCGCGGGCCGGGCTCTGCTGTGCAAGAAGGGTGTGATGAGTTCCATAGAGGACGCCCGCATGCAGACCATGCTCTCTGTAGCATTTGGAGCT aATAACTTGACATTTACAGGTACCATtagtggggatgtgtgtgtgtggaaggaacACATTCTAGTGAGAGTAGTGGCTAAAGCCCacacagggcctgtattcaccaTGTACACCACACTAAGAGATGGCCTCATCGTTACGGGAGGCAAGGAAAGACC GTCAAAGGAAGGAGGTGCTCTGAAGCTGTGGGACCAGGAGCTGAAGCGCTGCAGAGCCTTTCGCCTGGAGACGGGACAGATCATAGACTGTGTGCGCTCCGTATGCAGAGTAAAG GGTAAAATTCTGGTAGGAACCCGGAATGCTGAGATCATTGAGGTGGGGGAAAAGAATGCAGCGTGCAACATCCTGGTGAACGGCCACATGGATGGTCCGATCTGGGGCGTTGGCACCCATCCCACACGGGACGTGTTCctttctgctgcagaggatggcACTGTGAGGCTGTGGGACATCCCAGAGAAG AAGATGCTAAACAAGGTGAACCTGGGACACCCAGCTCGTACGGTGGCCTACAGCCCCGAAGGGGACATGGTGGCCATTGGCATGAAGAATGGAGAGTTCATTATCCTGCTGGTCACCTCACTCAAGATCTGGGGCAAGAAGAGGGACCGCCGCTCTCCCATCCAAGATATCAG GTTCAGTCCAGATTCACGCTACTTGGCAGTGGGCTCCAGTGAGAGTGCGGTTGACTTCTACGACCTGACGCTTGGACCACAACTCAACCGTATTAACTGCTGCAGGGACATCCCCAGCTTTGTCATGCAGATGGACTTCTCTGCAGACAGCTGCTATGTTCAG ATATCGACTGGTGCTTACAAGCGGCTGGTGTACGAAGTGCCATCTGGAAAGCATGTCACAGAGCAGTCAGTCATAGACAGGATAACCTGGGCCACATGGACAAG TGTCCTGGGGGATGAGGTTGTGGGGATCTGGTCCCGTAACACTGACAAAGCAGACGTCACCTGTGCCTGTGTTTCCCACTCTGGCCTGAACATCGTCACAGGCGATGACTTTGGAATGGTAAAGCTGTTTGACTTTCCATGTCCAGAAAAGTTT GCCAAACACAAACGCTTTCTGGGCCACTCAGCCCACTTGACTAATATTCGCTTCACAAGTGGGGATCGCTTCGTCATTAGTGCTGGTGGGGACGATAGAAG CCTATTTGTCTGGAGGTGCATCCATGCCCCTCACTGA